The Candidatus Nanopelagicus abundans genome includes a region encoding these proteins:
- a CDS encoding GDP-mannose 4,6-dehydratase: MKTLITGGAGFIGSDLIEYLTSKSEQVLVLDDFSGSEELNLNRALKGDLVELINGSILDQNLVEDLMQSVTKCYHLAASLGVERINNDPLKSLEVNIKGTEIVLNAASKFNVRSLLASSSEVYGRNPIMPLNEESDRVLGSPKVARWSYSEAKAIDEFYAFELNKKEAFKVTIARLFNTVGPGQSGTYGMVLPRFIKAAISNQPLLVYGDGSQSRSFCAVSDVVVALDDLMGTSESIGQAYNIGSTNEISIKDLAAKVIELTDSKSQIVFKKHSDVFGDDFEEPARRVPDISKIYKAIGWKPKKSLDEIILEVAEYIKANEI, from the coding sequence GTGAAAACCTTGATAACCGGTGGGGCCGGTTTTATTGGCTCTGACCTTATTGAGTACTTAACATCAAAAAGTGAGCAGGTATTAGTTTTAGATGATTTTAGTGGATCTGAAGAGCTGAATTTAAATAGAGCTTTAAAGGGTGATTTAGTAGAGTTAATTAATGGATCAATCTTAGATCAAAATCTAGTCGAAGATCTTATGCAATCTGTAACTAAGTGTTATCACTTAGCTGCATCCCTTGGTGTTGAGCGCATAAACAACGATCCTCTTAAATCTCTTGAAGTAAATATTAAAGGAACTGAAATAGTATTAAATGCCGCATCAAAATTTAATGTGAGGAGCTTATTAGCCTCCAGTTCAGAGGTTTATGGAAGAAATCCTATTATGCCTCTAAATGAAGAATCTGATCGAGTATTGGGTTCGCCAAAGGTGGCAAGGTGGAGCTACTCAGAAGCGAAAGCAATTGATGAGTTTTATGCATTTGAATTAAATAAGAAAGAGGCTTTCAAGGTAACAATTGCTAGATTATTTAATACTGTTGGCCCTGGGCAAAGTGGCACATATGGAATGGTTCTACCCAGATTCATAAAAGCTGCAATTAGTAATCAACCGTTATTAGTTTATGGTGATGGTAGTCAAAGTAGATCATTTTGTGCGGTCTCTGATGTAGTAGTGGCTTTGGATGATTTAATGGGTACTTCAGAGAGCATCGGCCAGGCATATAACATCGGATCAACTAATGAGATCTCTATAAAAGATTTAGCAGCTAAAGTTATTGAATTAACTGACTCTAAGTCGCAGATAGTTTTTAAGAAACATAGCGATGTTTTTGGTGATGATTTTGAAGAGCCAGCCAGAAGGGTCCCTGATATATCAAAGATATATAAAGCTATTGGTTGGAAACCAAAGAAGAGCTTAGATGAGATTATTTTAGAGGTCGCAGAGTATATAAAGGCTAATGAAATTTAA
- a CDS encoding RNA polymerase sigma factor, which produces MAFKAKKSKAVESSTPASWSVAQFSSFYTQNRSELIAHANRIVKDKAKAEEITQEALVKFMLAAPELSSNDHALSYLHRTIENLCIDLFRAENRRPNLVALDDASAEVESTWQVSGDHSLAISAAEDAAIIRQALSLLSPAERAALVMWEVEGRSTAEIAKELGIKESAVRHTVSRARASLRKVLSELVIDEARGLTALDLLSTTYKKAAELAGKSSKIALTFILVLTAFLGLNSLTGNEPNTSITTSSSQLSNNQDLPVVAAPVTPEAPAVKPVVNTKSITATEYADHMQLSVAQLETVTLMLQVLEQTDGGPAPTE; this is translated from the coding sequence ATGGCATTTAAGGCCAAGAAATCCAAGGCAGTTGAGTCTTCAACTCCTGCTTCCTGGAGCGTTGCCCAATTTTCATCCTTCTACACACAAAACCGATCTGAGCTTATTGCCCATGCCAATCGGATTGTTAAGGATAAGGCAAAGGCTGAAGAGATCACCCAAGAAGCACTAGTTAAGTTCATGCTAGCTGCTCCTGAATTATCAAGTAATGATCATGCTCTTTCTTATCTTCACCGCACAATTGAAAACCTATGTATTGATCTATTCCGTGCTGAAAACCGTAGGCCAAATCTTGTTGCCCTAGATGATGCCTCAGCTGAGGTTGAATCAACCTGGCAGGTATCAGGGGACCACTCACTAGCAATATCTGCAGCGGAGGATGCTGCAATTATTCGTCAAGCACTTTCCTTACTTTCCCCAGCAGAGCGTGCTGCTCTAGTTATGTGGGAGGTTGAAGGACGTTCAACTGCTGAGATTGCTAAAGAGCTTGGTATTAAAGAGTCTGCAGTTCGCCACACAGTCTCTCGTGCTAGAGCTTCACTTCGTAAGGTTCTATCTGAGCTTGTTATTGATGAGGCCCGCGGCCTAACCGCTTTGGATCTTTTATCCACCACTTATAAGAAAGCAGCTGAGCTTGCCGGTAAATCATCAAAGATCGCGCTCACCTTTATTCTAGTTCTAACCGCATTCCTGGGTCTTAACTCCTTAACTGGTAATGAACCTAATACCTCTATTACTACCTCTTCATCCCAGCTTTCAAATAACCAAGATCTACCAGTAGTTGCAGCTCCTGTAACTCCAGAGGCTCCTGCTGTAAAGCCAGTAGTTAATACCAAGAGTATTACCGCTACTGAGTACGCAGATCACATGCAACTTTCCGTAGCACAACTTGAGACTGTGACTCTAATGCTGCAAGTACTAGAGCAAACAGATGGTGGGCCAGCCCCCACTGAATAA
- a CDS encoding glycosyltransferase family 2 protein has translation MGIVLARNESTLISISVSHALMNGCTEVCILVHDSNQDFREEVILLQKLWPNRIHIFYQEEFKFHQAIAVHAIRFLMQNRNYDWIYAFDADEFMVQSEDFSICDFLEGVPSEIQSVRYEIRNWISNYNFELKHYEEFLDIIYVSEPQSISYPNISILKEKIKNNEANFFDLTFPSKIIFRASAPYVLASGAHYLEGYREDIEISIDSKFFQIAHVPFLTKLRLLLRVEHGENLMLSEYPEVVGWQEKMLFELNRESGLDNFWEFHSTKILEKNLDSGKPFARVDFAFRNTIGPTVKVLNELILSNTFSEVYPLKNIDISSLVNFYKFIFKFNPEYDILIVQRDIAMAERDHALVERDHALVERDHALVERDHALVERDHALVERDHAVAERDHALVERDHAVAERDHAVAERDHAVAERDHAVAERDHALVERDHIQKSTIWKIFRPYRLLKSKLISFR, from the coding sequence TTGGGGATCGTTCTAGCCCGCAATGAGAGTACTTTGATTTCAATATCCGTTAGTCATGCATTGATGAATGGCTGCACCGAGGTTTGTATACTTGTACACGATAGCAATCAAGATTTTAGAGAAGAAGTAATTCTGCTTCAAAAACTTTGGCCTAACAGAATACATATCTTTTATCAGGAAGAATTTAAATTTCATCAAGCAATTGCCGTGCATGCCATTAGATTTCTTATGCAGAATCGGAACTATGATTGGATCTATGCCTTTGATGCAGATGAATTTATGGTTCAGAGTGAAGATTTTAGTATTTGTGATTTCCTAGAAGGGGTTCCATCTGAAATCCAATCTGTGCGATATGAAATAAGAAATTGGATTTCTAATTACAATTTTGAGCTTAAGCACTACGAAGAATTCTTGGATATCATTTATGTTTCTGAGCCACAATCAATTTCATATCCAAATATCAGTATTTTGAAAGAGAAAATAAAAAATAATGAAGCTAATTTTTTTGATCTTACTTTCCCTTCTAAAATAATTTTTCGTGCAAGTGCACCTTATGTTCTTGCTTCTGGAGCACATTATTTGGAGGGATACCGTGAAGATATAGAGATATCTATCGACAGTAAATTTTTTCAGATAGCGCACGTGCCATTTTTGACAAAATTACGACTTTTATTGCGTGTTGAACATGGGGAAAATTTAATGTTATCTGAATATCCCGAAGTAGTTGGTTGGCAAGAGAAAATGTTGTTCGAGTTAAATCGTGAGAGTGGGTTGGATAATTTTTGGGAATTCCACTCAACAAAAATATTAGAAAAAAATTTAGATTCTGGGAAACCTTTTGCAAGAGTTGACTTTGCATTTCGAAATACAATCGGACCAACGGTAAAAGTTTTAAATGAATTAATTTTAAGCAATACCTTCTCTGAGGTCTATCCGTTAAAGAACATTGACATTTCAAGTTTAGTAAATTTTTACAAATTTATTTTTAAATTTAATCCCGAGTACGACATTTTGATTGTTCAGCGCGATATTGCTATGGCCGAGCGGGATCATGCACTAGTGGAGCGGGATCATGCACTAGTAGAGCGGGATCATGCACTAGTAGAGCGGGATCATGCACTAGTAGAGCGGGATCATGCACTAGTGGAGCGGGATCATGCAGTGGCCGAGCGGGATCATGCACTAGTGGAGCGGGATCATGCAGTGGCCGAGCGGGATCATGCAGTGGCCGAGCGGGATCATGCAGTGGCCGAGCGGGATCATGCAGTGGCCGAGCGGGATCATGCACTAGTGGAGCGGGATCATATTCAAAAATCTACTATCTGGAAAATTTTTAGACCTTACAGGTTACTGAAGTCAAAATTAATTTCATTTAGGTAA
- a CDS encoding glycosyltransferase family 2 protein translates to MFCLASRRGWAVQSLSVLIAAHNEEMVIESTLNEIIGAIDPVIAFEIYVSEDGSSDETRNVVNKMIERDSRIRLSNPGPRLGYSLALCRAINEARNEILIFLDGDGQSHCEDLIKLLPLLEENLVIVGYRAPRQDSKLRLILSRFFKGVYRSLGFPALIDPSAGSVIAYKSDIAEFANQKPNLDFGFWWEFQAWRDSRKIKVLEFPVNHFQRTAGTTKVYLNRKMIWIGITHLIGLIKLKINLSRMN, encoded by the coding sequence GTGTTTTGTCTTGCAAGTCGAAGAGGGTGGGCAGTGCAATCCTTAAGTGTATTAATAGCCGCGCATAACGAAGAGATGGTTATTGAGTCAACATTAAATGAAATAATTGGAGCAATTGATCCTGTGATTGCATTTGAGATCTACGTTTCTGAGGATGGAAGTTCTGATGAAACACGAAATGTAGTAAACAAGATGATTGAAAGGGATTCGCGGATTCGTCTCTCAAATCCCGGTCCTAGGCTTGGGTATTCATTGGCACTTTGTAGGGCAATTAATGAAGCACGAAATGAAATTTTGATATTTCTAGATGGAGATGGACAAAGCCACTGTGAAGATTTGATAAAACTTTTGCCTCTGTTAGAGGAAAATTTGGTTATCGTAGGTTACCGCGCACCTAGGCAAGATTCCAAATTAAGGTTAATCCTTTCTCGTTTTTTTAAAGGCGTCTATCGTTCTCTAGGATTTCCAGCTTTAATTGATCCCTCTGCCGGATCGGTGATTGCTTACAAGTCAGATATAGCAGAATTTGCGAATCAGAAACCAAATTTAGATTTTGGGTTTTGGTGGGAATTTCAAGCTTGGCGAGATTCAAGAAAGATAAAAGTGTTAGAGTTTCCTGTTAATCACTTCCAGAGAACTGCAGGAACGACGAAGGTTTATTTAAATCGAAAAATGATTTGGATTGGAATAACCCACCTGATTGGGCTCATAAAATTGAAAATAAACTTATCTAGAATGAATTAG
- a CDS encoding GDP-mannose 4,6-dehydratase: MLKALITGGNGFVGRHLQSYLRNTVGEKGEYTISIFDLSMGDDVRNFESIRTRIDQFQPDYIFHLAAQAYVPESTMNPRRGFETNLTGTLNLLEAVRQTGMHSRILVSGTSEEYGYDRDDSELTEESVAKPTTPYGVSKLAATTLCSTYSRIYGINIVVTRAWNHIGPGASPSYAVSAFAKRVAEAEKFGTIINHGNLDAVRNYTDVRDIVRAYRLAIDLESGIYNLASQNTVSTREVLSQLTNMAVTQVQTNENPHLFRQMSNKFPRPNYSKFSKLTGWEPKFQMKETLLDTLDFWRDAV, translated from the coding sequence ATGCTTAAGGCCCTCATCACCGGCGGTAATGGCTTTGTAGGCCGTCATTTACAGAGTTATTTGCGCAATACCGTAGGTGAAAAAGGTGAGTATACAATTTCAATTTTTGATCTTTCAATGGGTGATGATGTTAGAAATTTTGAAAGCATCAGAACTCGAATAGATCAATTTCAACCTGATTATATTTTTCATCTTGCAGCACAAGCCTATGTTCCCGAATCAACAATGAATCCTCGTCGGGGTTTTGAAACAAATCTTACCGGAACTCTGAACCTCTTGGAAGCAGTACGTCAGACTGGAATGCATTCTAGAATTTTAGTTAGTGGTACATCCGAAGAATATGGATACGATCGAGATGATTCAGAATTAACAGAAGAATCTGTTGCTAAACCAACCACTCCTTACGGAGTATCGAAATTAGCAGCGACAACACTTTGCTCAACCTATAGTCGAATTTATGGAATTAACATTGTAGTAACACGAGCATGGAATCATATTGGCCCTGGTGCAAGTCCAAGTTATGCCGTTTCTGCATTTGCAAAAAGAGTTGCTGAAGCCGAAAAATTTGGAACAATCATCAATCATGGAAATCTAGATGCTGTTCGAAACTATACGGATGTTCGAGACATAGTGCGGGCTTACAGGTTGGCTATAGATCTTGAAAGTGGTATTTATAATTTAGCGAGTCAAAATACGGTTTCAACTCGAGAAGTACTTTCACAACTAACCAATATGGCAGTTACACAAGTACAAACCAATGAGAACCCGCACTTGTTTAGACAAATGTCTAATAAATTTCCGAGACCGAACTATTCAAAATTTTCAAAATTAACCGGCTGGGAACCGAAATTTCAAATGAAAGAAACACTTCTAGACACGCTTGATTTCTGGCGGGACGCAGTCTAA
- a CDS encoding class I SAM-dependent methyltransferase, whose amino-acid sequence MINKCRACSSTVLTEIVNLGNQYLSDFRTDTSKPEKFPLIVLLCSNCSLAQLSETVARENMYHDGYGYRSGVNEQIRANLKMLVEQALSFVATPKRWLDIACNDGTLLSFVPKTTYRVGVDPVKKFKTESVRHADLVIDDYFPNAEILSQDKFEVITSISMFYDLDDPNSFVDSIKKLLAENGVWIVQQNYLMSMLENNSFDNICHEHIEYYSCTAMQKLLDAHDLEINKVMTDSINGGSIITIISHKNFRDVDSSLLKVIQKESEFGVKEPKSYDEFNSAIETVTAKLVSTLHNLKSRGKKIAIYGASTRGAVIWQNANLGPDIIEYAIERQKEKFGKYFSAIGVRIISEEEMRITPPDYLLIGPWFLKESFMHRESEYLMNGGKMIFPLPNVEVIEHLK is encoded by the coding sequence ATGATAAATAAATGTAGAGCTTGTTCATCAACTGTATTAACAGAAATTGTAAATTTAGGTAATCAATATCTTTCAGATTTCAGAACCGACACAAGCAAACCAGAGAAATTTCCTTTAATTGTTTTACTTTGTTCAAATTGCAGCCTTGCTCAACTGTCTGAAACTGTTGCGCGCGAAAATATGTATCATGATGGTTATGGCTATCGATCCGGAGTAAATGAACAAATTCGCGCAAATTTAAAGATGCTTGTAGAGCAAGCTCTAAGTTTTGTAGCCACTCCAAAACGTTGGCTTGACATAGCCTGTAATGATGGCACCTTACTTAGTTTTGTACCAAAAACCACTTACAGGGTTGGAGTAGACCCGGTTAAAAAATTTAAAACTGAGTCCGTGCGCCATGCTGATTTAGTCATCGATGATTATTTTCCAAACGCTGAAATCTTAAGTCAAGATAAATTCGAAGTTATAACGTCAATCTCTATGTTTTATGATCTGGATGACCCTAATTCATTTGTTGATTCAATAAAAAAACTACTCGCAGAAAACGGAGTGTGGATTGTCCAGCAAAATTACTTAATGTCAATGTTGGAGAATAATTCATTCGATAATATATGTCATGAACACATTGAGTATTATTCATGCACAGCAATGCAAAAACTATTAGATGCTCATGATTTAGAAATTAACAAAGTGATGACGGACTCAATAAATGGTGGAAGCATTATCACAATTATTTCCCACAAGAATTTCAGAGACGTAGACTCATCTTTATTGAAGGTTATTCAAAAAGAAAGCGAATTTGGGGTGAAAGAGCCTAAGTCCTATGATGAGTTTAACTCTGCTATAGAAACTGTAACCGCTAAACTAGTCTCAACATTGCACAACTTAAAGTCCAGAGGAAAAAAAATAGCAATTTATGGTGCTTCAACAAGAGGTGCGGTGATATGGCAAAATGCAAACTTAGGTCCCGACATTATTGAGTATGCAATTGAGAGACAAAAAGAGAAGTTTGGAAAATATTTTTCAGCGATCGGGGTCAGAATTATCTCCGAAGAAGAAATGAGAATTACACCCCCGGATTATTTGCTGATTGGACCATGGTTTCTTAAGGAAAGTTTTATGCACCGCGAATCAGAGTATTTAATGAATGGTGGCAAAATGATATTTCCTTTGCCAAATGTAGAAGTTATTGAACACTTGAAATAA
- the rfbF gene encoding glucose-1-phosphate cytidylyltransferase: protein MQTVIFAGGLGTRLREETEYKPKPMIRIGGYPIIWHIMKRYAKFGHKDFIACLGYRGDAIREYFLNFHEMSNDCTITLGKDSKIDVHESTGDLNWNITLAETGENTLTGGRLLKVKKYISGKTFMCTYGDGLADVDITKLLDFHKSHGKIATLTAVKPMSRFGVLETNDNGTISSFKEKPQVEDWVNSGFFVFNMDVFNILSENCALETEPLNKLVELGELMAFKHHGFFQAMDTYREMQLLNGLWDSGNIPWEK, encoded by the coding sequence ATGCAAACTGTCATTTTTGCCGGTGGCTTGGGAACAAGACTGCGGGAAGAAACTGAATACAAACCTAAACCGATGATTCGCATCGGAGGTTATCCAATAATTTGGCACATTATGAAGAGGTATGCGAAGTTTGGCCACAAAGACTTTATTGCGTGCTTAGGTTACAGGGGAGATGCTATCCGAGAGTATTTTTTGAATTTTCATGAAATGAGTAATGATTGCACAATTACTCTAGGCAAGGATTCGAAAATTGATGTCCACGAAAGTACTGGTGATCTTAACTGGAATATTACCTTGGCGGAAACTGGCGAGAACACCTTAACTGGCGGTCGTCTTCTTAAAGTCAAGAAATACATTTCAGGGAAAACTTTTATGTGCACTTATGGAGATGGATTGGCAGATGTGGACATTACGAAGTTATTGGATTTTCATAAATCACATGGCAAAATAGCAACCTTAACGGCAGTTAAACCAATGTCTCGCTTTGGGGTTCTAGAAACGAATGACAATGGAACTATCTCTAGTTTTAAAGAGAAACCGCAAGTGGAAGATTGGGTGAATTCGGGTTTCTTTGTTTTCAATATGGATGTTTTCAACATCTTAAGTGAAAATTGTGCCTTAGAAACTGAACCATTAAATAAATTAGTTGAATTAGGTGAACTCATGGCATTTAAGCACCATGGTTTTTTTCAGGCTATGGATACTTATCGTGAAATGCAATTACTCAATGGTTTATGGGACTCAGGAAACATCCCATGGGAAAAATAA